In Dyadobacter sp. CECT 9275, the following proteins share a genomic window:
- a CDS encoding ferritin, whose protein sequence is MKDLLRQRTSLKEEIEILLNSQIKMEAEASSKYLAMASWCDRNGFRNSAGYFMKQSNEERVHMLKIFNYIMTVGGTAVSPEVPAVRQEFASFRSVFEAALQSEISVTHSINRLVTASRKEEDYATENFLQWFVTEQIEEEDNARRALELFDVIGEAGTGLYQIDKAIAKIGSDE, encoded by the coding sequence ATGAAAGATCTACTCAGACAACGTACTTCCCTTAAAGAGGAAATAGAAATATTATTGAACAGCCAGATCAAAATGGAAGCGGAAGCATCTTCCAAATACCTTGCTATGGCATCCTGGTGCGACCGTAACGGTTTCAGGAACAGCGCTGGTTACTTCATGAAACAATCCAATGAAGAGCGCGTGCACATGCTCAAAATTTTCAACTATATAATGACCGTTGGCGGAACTGCCGTTTCTCCGGAAGTTCCCGCTGTAAGGCAGGAATTTGCTTCTTTCAGAAGCGTATTCGAGGCTGCCCTGCAAAGTGAGATCAGCGTAACTCACTCCATCAACAGACTGGTAACCGCCAGCAGAAAAGAAGAAGATTATGCTACTGAAAATTTCCTGCAATGGTTTGTAACTGAGCAAATTGAAGAGGAAGATAATGCACGCCGTGCTCTTGAGCTTTTTGACGTAATCGGCGAAGCCGGAACAGGATTGTATCAGATAGACAAAGCCATTGCCAAAATTGGCAGCGATGAATAA
- a CDS encoding HPP family protein, whose translation MRQRIKRNARLVRYVIYKETLVDFKDHFWTFIGSFLGIGIIGYLNRENFAANDNLFLIGSFGASSVLIYGIVNSPLAQPRNLIGGHLVCAIIGVSIHYLIPGQIWLASAFSVSLSIVAMQITKTLHPPGGATALIANIGSEKITSLGYWYVVSPVLSGVLILLLVAILINNVAAHRKYPARKDWYKIWQRRRKRRFTTTRHNG comes from the coding sequence GTGAGACAAAGAATAAAACGCAATGCACGGCTGGTCCGTTACGTAATTTACAAAGAGACGCTTGTTGATTTTAAAGATCATTTCTGGACTTTTATAGGGTCATTTCTGGGTATCGGAATCATAGGATATCTCAATCGCGAAAATTTTGCAGCTAACGACAATCTCTTTCTGATCGGTTCTTTTGGAGCCTCTTCGGTGCTCATCTATGGCATTGTGAACAGTCCGCTCGCCCAGCCACGTAATTTGATCGGCGGGCATCTGGTTTGCGCAATCATTGGTGTAAGTATCCATTATCTGATTCCGGGGCAGATCTGGCTGGCGTCTGCTTTTTCGGTTTCGCTTTCCATCGTTGCCATGCAGATCACCAAAACGCTTCATCCGCCTGGCGGGGCCACGGCACTGATTGCAAATATCGGCTCCGAAAAAATTACCAGCCTGGGATACTGGTACGTTGTAAGTCCGGTACTTTCAGGCGTTTTGATTTTACTGCTGGTCGCCATATTGATTAATAATGTTGCAGCACACAGGAAGTATCCCGCCAGAAAGGATTGGTATAAAATATGGCAGCGCAGGAGAAAACGAAGGTTTACAACAACACGTCATAATGGTTAA
- a CDS encoding aldehyde dehydrogenase (NADP(+)), with product MSTVIQGKNYIGYSLSAENPYTFKAYVPVDDAYLKDDFHAASPGEVMRTMELAQKAFLEYAYIPPPQRANFLMAITEEILALGDELLERASLETGLPAVRLAGERARTITQLTQFADLLREGSWVEASIDTPIPDRLPAPKPDLRKMLVPIGPVVVFGSSNFPFAYSVAGVDTGPALAAGNPLIVKAHAAHPGVSDLTAQAVVKAAKRTGMPDGVFSMLYDDGFEVGASLVKHPYTKAVGFTGSFKGGMALYKMAQEREEPIPVFAEMGSVNPIIILPEYLKSNAENLAHTLAASVTLGAGQFCTNPGLVFVTNSDGLETFEKTYSEEILKTESATMLTAGICRNFYHLRDDILQQSGVTELALSGRTSESKTQSQASVAKVSGREFIENPKLQEEVFGPFSLLVVCDDAAELSLAISQLKGQLTTSVMGESEEIRRHTALFQNLSRISGRVIIRGVPTGVEVCPSMHHGGPFPASSDAKFTSVGRHSILRFVRPQSYQGWDNDLLPDELKNENPLGIMRLVNNKETRDTIQP from the coding sequence ATGTCAACAGTCATTCAGGGTAAAAATTATATCGGTTATTCACTTTCGGCTGAAAATCCATATACCTTTAAAGCTTATGTACCCGTCGATGATGCATATTTAAAAGATGATTTCCACGCGGCCTCGCCGGGTGAAGTAATGCGTACCATGGAACTGGCGCAAAAGGCTTTCCTGGAATATGCATACATCCCCCCTCCTCAAAGAGCAAATTTCCTAATGGCCATTACCGAAGAAATACTGGCCCTGGGTGATGAATTACTGGAACGTGCCAGCCTGGAAACCGGGCTGCCTGCCGTGCGCCTGGCGGGAGAAAGGGCACGCACAATTACCCAACTTACCCAGTTTGCTGATCTCCTCCGGGAAGGCTCCTGGGTGGAAGCGAGCATAGACACCCCTATCCCCGACCGTCTTCCCGCGCCAAAACCGGATCTTCGGAAAATGCTGGTGCCTATCGGGCCGGTTGTTGTTTTCGGGTCCAGTAATTTTCCTTTTGCCTATTCGGTCGCCGGTGTGGACACCGGCCCTGCCCTGGCAGCCGGAAATCCGCTCATTGTAAAGGCACATGCCGCACACCCCGGCGTAAGTGATCTTACGGCTCAGGCTGTGGTTAAAGCGGCAAAAAGAACAGGTATGCCCGATGGCGTTTTTTCTATGTTATATGACGATGGATTTGAAGTGGGAGCAAGCCTCGTAAAACACCCCTATACCAAAGCGGTGGGCTTTACGGGCTCCTTCAAAGGCGGGATGGCACTTTACAAAATGGCACAGGAACGCGAGGAACCCATTCCCGTGTTTGCCGAAATGGGAAGTGTTAATCCAATAATTATATTGCCGGAGTACTTAAAATCGAATGCTGAAAATCTGGCCCATACGCTTGCGGCGTCTGTCACGCTGGGGGCTGGACAGTTCTGCACCAATCCGGGCCTGGTGTTTGTTACCAATTCGGATGGACTTGAAACTTTTGAGAAAACTTATAGTGAAGAAATACTCAAAACAGAGTCCGCTACGATGCTGACGGCTGGTATCTGCAGGAATTTTTATCATTTGAGAGACGATATTCTCCAACAATCTGGTGTAACGGAACTAGCCCTTTCCGGTCGGACTTCTGAAAGCAAAACCCAGTCTCAGGCGTCGGTGGCAAAGGTATCCGGGAGAGAATTCATCGAAAACCCCAAACTTCAGGAAGAGGTTTTCGGGCCTTTTTCACTGCTGGTGGTTTGCGATGATGCAGCAGAGTTATCCCTCGCCATATCTCAACTTAAAGGCCAGCTGACAACTTCCGTCATGGGTGAATCGGAAGAAATCCGCAGGCATACCGCTTTGTTTCAAAATTTATCCCGGATTTCGGGCAGGGTAATCATCCGTGGTGTACCAACGGGCGTTGAGGTTTGTCCTTCCATGCACCATGGCGGCCCGTTTCCTGCTTCCAGTGATGCAAAGTTTACATCTGTCGGAAGGCATTCTATTCTCCGGTTTGTACGTCCGCAATCCTACCAGGGCTGGGACAACGATCTGTTACCCGATGAACTTAAAAATGAAAATCCGCTAGGCATCATGCGCCTGGTAAACAATAAGGAAACCAGAGATACCATTCAACCGTAA
- a CDS encoding AAA family ATPase, with protein sequence MNYSSDVEAAGAMKIAYDKIRSEIGQVIVGQDEVVKSLLTAIFCQGHCLLVGVPGLAKTLLIQTIASSLDLKFNRIQFTPDLMPSDILGSETLDQNRNFKFIRGPVFANIILADEINRTPPKTQSALLEAMQEYSVTISGSKHLLEKPFFVLATQNPIEQEGTYPLPEAQLDRFMFMIQLDYPSYQEEVTIVRSTTSDRRYQVREIISAQEIMDFQNLVRRVPVTDHVIEYAVKLVHKTRPSSELAIKETNDYLEWGAGPRASQSLILAAKCNALLSGKYSPDIEDVKAVALPVLRHRIIRNFKAEAEGISVDQLIRRLL encoded by the coding sequence GTGAATTATTCATCGGACGTAGAAGCTGCCGGAGCTATGAAAATAGCCTATGATAAAATCCGCAGTGAAATTGGGCAAGTGATTGTGGGACAGGATGAAGTTGTAAAAAGTTTACTGACTGCCATATTTTGTCAGGGACATTGCTTGCTTGTAGGCGTTCCGGGACTTGCCAAAACACTGCTCATTCAGACGATTGCTTCTTCTCTCGATCTTAAATTCAACAGGATTCAATTCACGCCTGACCTCATGCCTTCCGATATCCTGGGATCTGAAACACTGGACCAGAACCGGAATTTTAAGTTTATCAGAGGGCCGGTTTTTGCCAATATTATCCTGGCCGACGAAATTAACCGTACTCCGCCCAAAACGCAGTCGGCATTGCTGGAAGCCATGCAGGAGTATTCTGTTACCATATCAGGTTCCAAACATTTGCTGGAAAAACCATTTTTTGTTCTGGCCACTCAAAACCCGATCGAGCAGGAAGGTACCTACCCACTTCCTGAAGCACAGCTTGATCGTTTTATGTTTATGATCCAGCTCGATTATCCCTCCTATCAGGAAGAAGTCACGATCGTAAGAAGTACGACAAGCGACCGGAGATACCAGGTAAGGGAAATCATTAGTGCCCAGGAAATTATGGATTTTCAGAATCTGGTACGCCGGGTTCCGGTGACGGATCACGTGATCGAATATGCCGTAAAACTGGTACACAAAACCAGGCCATCTTCTGAACTGGCGATAAAAGAAACCAATGATTATCTGGAATGGGGAGCAGGGCCCCGAGCCTCTCAGTCGCTGATACTCGCCGCGAAATGTAATGCTTTGCTTTCAGGAAAGTATTCACCGGATATTGAAGATGTAAAGGCAGTGGCCTTACCCGTTCTTCGCCACAGGATTATCAGAAATTTCAAAGCAGAAGCAGAAGGCATTTCAGTTGATCAGTTGATCAGACGACTGCTCTGA
- a CDS encoding peptidylprolyl isomerase gives MNINKSIAFNLLAVLVLGLSLYSNGQGQKGVSLDKIIARVDNHYILNSELEEMYNSYVSQGQRAPEKCQLLESLIINKMLLAKAEIDSVLVEDKDVDAELDAKMGYMIQRFGSEKNIVEAYGKSVDNLKAELRQQVKDQKIVEKMQHTISESEKITPKEVARFFNGIPKDSLPYIPSEVEIGHIVRLGTVTREQKEKLRQQLQDLKARAEKGEDFMMLAQIYSEDLGSAKNGGDLGFAKRGAMVPEFEGAALALKPGEMSGIVESQFGFHLIKLIETRGAEYHARHILLRPDYNKGTDMTSALRTLDSLRALIQSDTLSFAKAALDNSEDKETAETGGLIQDRSTGVGRLTLDASMDPALYFAIDTMKVGQISKPISYRTEDGRSAMRILWYKSKSEPHTANLKDDYEKLAQIVLSNKRNNALEEWFKKAQGDVFISIEPEYKNCKVLGLVKDDDL, from the coding sequence ATGAACATAAATAAGTCAATTGCGTTTAACCTGCTGGCCGTTTTAGTGTTAGGCTTAAGCCTTTACAGTAATGGGCAGGGGCAGAAAGGAGTAAGTCTGGACAAGATAATTGCCCGGGTGGACAACCACTATATTCTCAATTCCGAGCTGGAGGAAATGTACAATTCCTATGTTTCTCAGGGCCAACGCGCACCCGAAAAATGCCAGTTGCTAGAGTCGCTGATCATCAACAAAATGCTGCTGGCCAAAGCTGAAATTGACTCAGTACTGGTGGAAGACAAAGACGTTGATGCGGAACTTGATGCCAAAATGGGATACATGATCCAGCGGTTTGGTTCGGAAAAAAACATTGTTGAAGCCTATGGCAAAAGTGTTGACAATCTTAAAGCAGAACTTCGTCAGCAGGTAAAGGATCAGAAGATCGTTGAAAAAATGCAGCACACCATCTCTGAGAGTGAAAAAATCACCCCCAAAGAGGTAGCCAGATTTTTTAACGGAATCCCCAAGGATAGTTTACCGTATATCCCTTCTGAGGTAGAAATAGGCCATATCGTAAGACTGGGTACTGTAACCAGAGAACAGAAAGAAAAACTCAGGCAACAGTTGCAGGACCTGAAAGCGCGCGCTGAAAAGGGTGAAGATTTTATGATGCTTGCACAGATATATTCAGAAGACCTTGGCTCTGCCAAAAACGGCGGTGATCTCGGCTTTGCCAAACGGGGTGCCATGGTGCCCGAATTTGAAGGTGCCGCTCTGGCTCTGAAACCTGGGGAAATGTCAGGTATTGTCGAATCACAATTTGGCTTTCACCTGATCAAACTCATTGAAACCCGTGGGGCTGAATACCATGCACGCCACATCCTGCTTCGTCCGGACTATAATAAAGGTACCGACATGACTAGCGCCCTCCGGACACTGGACAGCCTGAGAGCACTCATTCAAAGCGACACACTGAGTTTCGCCAAAGCAGCGCTGGACAATTCCGAGGATAAAGAAACCGCTGAAACTGGCGGGCTTATACAGGATAGAAGCACCGGCGTGGGCAGGCTAACCCTGGATGCTTCAATGGATCCGGCTCTTTATTTCGCCATAGATACCATGAAAGTGGGGCAAATCAGCAAACCGATTTCGTACCGTACCGAAGACGGAAGAAGCGCCATGCGCATTCTGTGGTATAAGAGTAAATCAGAACCCCATACTGCCAACCTCAAAGACGACTACGAAAAACTTGCTCAGATCGTATTAAGTAATAAAAGGAATAATGCACTTGAAGAATGGTTCAAAAAAGCGCAGGGAGATGTTTTCATCAGTATTGAACCTGAATATAAAAATTGTAAGGTGCTGGGACTCGTCAAGGATGACGACTTATAA
- a CDS encoding GNAT family N-acetyltransferase: MDEAEGRLPDMGLTPFPVLSTRRLNVRRLVDEDAEAVYWLRSNQEAMKYIGKPVLKSFQEARILIAGFDKIIDTNAGLVWGIDDIETGRLLGTISYHKIDWATGRAEIGYIIHPRHWGKGYVSEVLDEVIIFGFSKLGLKSIAAVVEVDNHASVKVLLRQGFEKEGIVKEDLNNEGSSCCIQVYTLERPHFSL, encoded by the coding sequence ATGGACGAAGCTGAAGGCCGTCTTCCGGATATGGGTTTAACTCCCTTTCCCGTTCTCAGTACGAGGCGATTGAACGTCCGTCGGCTTGTAGATGAGGATGCAGAAGCTGTTTACTGGCTGCGGAGCAATCAGGAAGCGATGAAATACATTGGTAAACCAGTTTTAAAGTCGTTCCAGGAGGCGCGTATCCTGATTGCCGGTTTTGACAAAATTATTGATACGAATGCTGGCCTTGTATGGGGAATTGATGACATAGAAACCGGCAGATTGCTGGGGACCATCAGTTATCACAAGATTGACTGGGCAACCGGTCGGGCGGAAATTGGTTATATAATCCACCCCCGCCATTGGGGAAAAGGGTATGTTTCGGAAGTTTTGGATGAAGTTATCATCTTTGGCTTTTCAAAACTTGGTCTGAAAAGTATCGCGGCTGTGGTGGAGGTTGATAATCATGCCTCTGTTAAGGTATTACTGAGACAAGGTTTTGAAAAGGAGGGTATCGTGAAGGAAGACTTGAATAATGAGGGCAGCTCTTGCTGTATTCAGGTATATACGTTAGAAAGACCCCATTTCTCGTTATAA
- a CDS encoding glutamine--tRNA ligase/YqeY domain fusion protein: MITEEKKEEKSLNFIEEIIESDLKAGKYTSIITRFPPEPNGYLHIGHASSICLNFGLTNKYPGYTNLRFDDTNPVTEDTEYVESIKNDIRWMGFEWKNELYASDYFDTLYGYAIKLIQSGLAYVDDSTSEEIAALKGTPTEPGKDSPYRSRSVEENLTLFERMKLGEFPDGSRTLRAKIDMAHQNMLMRDPILYRIKHAHHHRTGNKWCIYPMYDFAHGQSDAIETVTHSICTLEFVPHRELYDWLIAQLAIYPSHQYEFARRNLNYTVTSKRKLLQLVQEGHVSGWDDPRMPTISGLRRRGYTPESIRDFCERIGVARRENMIDVGLLEFCVREDLNKKALRRMVVLDPLKVVITNFPEGISEMCHSENNPEDIAAGNREIPFTREIYIEKEDFMETPSKKYFRLAPGKMVRLKGAYIIQCDDFVKDGNGEITEVRCSFIENSKSGQDTTGINVKGTLHWVSVNYSVPVEVRLYDRLFSVEDASNQEGDFKEYLNPDSLHVITGYAEPALTEAVEGESFQFLRKGYFAKDKDSIPEKLVFNRTVTLRDTWAKATEK, encoded by the coding sequence ATGATTACGGAAGAGAAAAAAGAAGAGAAGAGCCTGAATTTTATTGAAGAAATCATTGAATCCGATTTAAAAGCAGGAAAGTACACAAGTATCATCACGCGTTTCCCGCCGGAGCCCAACGGTTATCTGCACATCGGGCATGCCTCCAGCATCTGCCTTAATTTTGGTCTGACAAACAAATATCCGGGTTATACGAATCTGCGGTTTGATGACACCAATCCCGTTACAGAAGATACGGAATATGTGGAGAGCATCAAAAATGATATCCGCTGGATGGGTTTCGAGTGGAAAAATGAACTTTATGCTTCCGATTATTTTGACACACTGTACGGTTATGCCATCAAACTGATCCAATCAGGCCTGGCATACGTGGACGATTCAACTTCGGAAGAAATTGCCGCTTTGAAAGGAACACCCACCGAACCCGGGAAAGATAGCCCCTACCGGAGCCGTTCTGTTGAAGAAAATTTAACTCTTTTTGAGAGAATGAAACTCGGAGAGTTCCCGGACGGAAGCAGAACCCTGCGCGCCAAAATTGATATGGCACATCAGAATATGCTCATGCGGGACCCAATTCTCTACAGGATCAAACATGCGCATCACCACCGGACAGGCAATAAATGGTGCATTTACCCGATGTACGATTTTGCACACGGCCAAAGCGACGCCATCGAAACCGTAACGCACTCTATATGCACCCTGGAATTCGTCCCGCACCGTGAACTTTACGACTGGCTGATCGCACAGCTGGCTATTTACCCGTCGCACCAATATGAATTTGCCCGGCGTAACCTTAATTATACCGTAACCAGCAAGCGTAAATTGTTACAACTTGTTCAGGAAGGCCATGTGAGCGGATGGGACGACCCCCGTATGCCTACCATCAGCGGCCTGCGAAGAAGAGGATATACCCCGGAAAGCATCCGTGATTTTTGTGAACGGATTGGTGTGGCACGTCGCGAAAATATGATTGATGTAGGACTTCTTGAATTCTGTGTACGGGAAGATCTGAATAAAAAGGCCCTACGCCGTATGGTTGTCCTGGATCCGCTGAAAGTGGTAATCACCAATTTCCCCGAAGGGATTTCGGAGATGTGCCATAGCGAAAACAACCCGGAAGATATCGCTGCCGGTAACAGGGAAATTCCGTTCACCAGAGAGATTTATATAGAGAAGGAAGATTTTATGGAAACGCCGTCCAAAAAATATTTCCGCCTCGCCCCAGGCAAAATGGTACGTCTGAAAGGTGCCTATATTATCCAGTGTGATGATTTTGTGAAAGACGGAAACGGAGAAATAACCGAGGTAAGGTGTTCCTTCATAGAAAACAGTAAAAGTGGCCAGGATACCACGGGTATCAATGTAAAGGGAACCCTCCACTGGGTTTCCGTAAACTACTCCGTTCCTGTTGAGGTAAGGCTTTACGACCGCTTGTTTTCCGTGGAAGATGCCTCCAATCAGGAAGGCGATTTTAAGGAGTACCTCAACCCGGACTCACTTCATGTCATTACCGGCTATGCAGAACCTGCGCTCACAGAAGCTGTGGAAGGAGAATCTTTTCAGTTTCTCAGAAAAGGATATTTTGCAAAAGATAAGGATAGTATTCCTGAAAAACTGGTTTTTAACAGAACCGTAACCCTGAGAGATACCTGGGCCAAAGCAACAGAAAAATAA
- a CDS encoding chloride channel protein: MVNKNTYHRTKKQRVVAVILAAVVIGIISALIADTLKVVTEHYEHLLAGKAADHKYLLFLFPAAGFVIIHLLRELLLRNKPNKGIREVMDALEKKGKALPAYKIPSHYFNGFLTVIFGGSTGIEVSTVVATAALGGLPERKAGFLKNHRADLTCAGLAAGVTALFNAPLAGLFFALEVFLKKRSKLYIACLVAAVTSSHLVTKYFFYVPVFHFKVLFWRYEALPFFVLVGVFAGINAVYLSKSVIGVKQLFAKAASLPRQILYGSLAVSVLLFFSPTLYGEGYAGINQIAGINSISGLSMILPLLAAMLLKPIATSATLGVGGDGGVFAPSLFIGAFLGLISALTLNYFFHLDLMPVNFILIGMAAVLSGCIHAPFTAVFLTCAIADNFVLLLPLLLACFISKFVAKLIFRDNVYTYGRS; the protein is encoded by the coding sequence ATGGTTAATAAGAATACGTATCATAGAACAAAGAAACAGCGGGTGGTGGCGGTAATACTGGCCGCAGTGGTTATTGGGATTATATCGGCGCTCATTGCAGATACTTTAAAGGTTGTTACCGAACATTACGAGCATTTGCTGGCAGGAAAGGCGGCCGATCATAAATATCTGCTCTTTCTTTTTCCGGCGGCAGGTTTCGTGATCATTCATTTGCTGCGCGAACTTTTATTAAGGAATAAACCCAACAAGGGGATCAGGGAGGTAATGGATGCCTTGGAGAAAAAGGGAAAGGCTTTGCCTGCTTACAAAATACCTTCTCATTATTTCAATGGTTTTCTCACGGTGATATTCGGCGGATCAACCGGTATCGAAGTATCCACGGTAGTGGCCACGGCGGCATTGGGAGGACTTCCCGAGCGAAAAGCGGGATTTCTTAAAAATCACAGGGCTGATCTTACCTGTGCAGGCCTGGCTGCGGGTGTAACCGCTTTGTTTAATGCTCCGCTGGCCGGGCTGTTTTTTGCCCTGGAGGTTTTTCTGAAGAAGAGAAGCAAGTTATATATTGCCTGTCTGGTGGCAGCAGTGACCTCGTCTCATCTGGTGACGAAGTATTTCTTCTATGTTCCTGTTTTCCATTTTAAGGTATTATTCTGGCGTTATGAAGCATTGCCTTTTTTCGTCCTGGTAGGGGTTTTTGCTGGAATTAATGCGGTATACCTGTCAAAAAGCGTGATTGGGGTGAAGCAGCTTTTTGCGAAAGCCGCAAGTCTGCCCCGCCAGATTCTTTATGGTTCGCTTGCAGTGTCGGTACTGCTGTTTTTCTCTCCCACGCTTTATGGCGAAGGCTATGCCGGTATAAACCAGATAGCCGGTATCAACAGCATTTCTGGCCTGTCTATGATATTGCCGTTGCTGGCGGCAATGCTCTTGAAGCCTATTGCTACTTCGGCTACTTTGGGGGTTGGGGGAGACGGCGGTGTTTTTGCGCCCAGCCTTTTTATTGGTGCCTTTTTAGGACTTATTTCCGCCTTAACCTTAAATTACTTCTTTCATCTTGATCTGATGCCGGTTAATTTTATCCTGATCGGTATGGCTGCTGTGCTGAGTGGGTGTATCCACGCACCATTTACGGCTGTTTTTCTCACCTGCGCCATCGCAGACAACTTCGTTCTGCTGTTGCCATTATTGCTCGCTTGTTTCATTTCCAAATTTGTTGCGAAACTGATTTTCCGGGATAACGTGTATACGTATGGACGAAGCTGA
- the truA gene encoding tRNA pseudouridine(38-40) synthase TruA: protein MRYFIEFSYKGTAYNGWQKQKNSLGIQEILEDAFGKVLRQPVEITGSSRTDAGVHAEQQFAHFDTELPIVAPDLLVHSINGMIPRDIAVKSIRAVNKELNSRFAATHRRYEYRIIKNKNPFLINEAYLLRGDLDVVSMNAAAGFLLGLHDFESFSKIHTEVNHFRCTVSTAEWTILNDKLIFKIQANRFLRGMVRAIVGTLLEVGRGKRTVEGFKEVLQARDRKAAGPQAPAEGLFLVEVGYPAAIFNESVQA, encoded by the coding sequence ATGCGTTATTTTATTGAATTCAGTTATAAGGGTACGGCTTACAACGGCTGGCAAAAACAGAAGAACTCACTGGGTATCCAGGAAATTCTGGAGGATGCGTTTGGCAAAGTTTTGCGCCAGCCGGTTGAAATTACCGGAAGCAGTCGTACAGACGCGGGTGTGCATGCGGAACAGCAATTTGCACATTTTGATACTGAGCTGCCCATCGTAGCACCGGATTTACTTGTCCATAGTATTAACGGGATGATACCCAGGGACATTGCGGTAAAAAGCATCAGAGCTGTAAATAAAGAGCTGAATTCCAGGTTTGCAGCGACACACCGACGATACGAGTACCGTATAATAAAGAATAAAAATCCTTTTCTCATCAACGAAGCATACCTTTTAAGAGGCGACCTTGACGTAGTCAGCATGAATGCAGCAGCTGGTTTTTTGCTGGGGCTCCATGACTTTGAAAGTTTTAGCAAGATTCATACCGAAGTCAATCATTTCAGATGCACGGTCAGTACTGCCGAATGGACTATTCTGAACGATAAACTGATTTTTAAGATACAGGCCAACCGGTTTTTACGCGGGATGGTGCGGGCAATAGTAGGTACACTTCTGGAAGTGGGCAGAGGCAAGAGAACCGTAGAGGGTTTTAAAGAGGTACTTCAGGCCAGAGACCGAAAAGCCGCCGGTCCCCAGGCTCCCGCCGAAGGGCTTTTTCTGGTGGAAGTAGGATACCCGGCTGCTATTTTCAACGAGTCTGTCCAGGCTTGA